Within Candidatus Rubrimentiphilum sp., the genomic segment ACGCTGCTGGTTGAAATCGCCGGTGCCATCCCGCACGCGAGCGAACTCGAGCGGATGGCTGCGGGCGAGTACCGTTTCGGAGCAGATCCGATTGACCCGATGGCGCACGCGGCGGCGCTGAGCCAGCTCGATCGTGAAGTGAGGGGGACGGCCAGGCCGCAAGATCATCTTTACTTCTCCGATAACGCGAAAGGTTTTGTGTTTACGCTCGGCGTGGAATTAGCGGGCTACGCATACGTTTGGCCGAGCGGACGCATCGGGCCGATGGCGTCGACGTCGCCGGCATATCTCGTACAAATGTTGGCTTACGCGCTCGCCGCATTGCGCGCGAGCTATAGCGCGGAGTGGTGTACACTGCTGGTGCCTGGAGTGAACACGCGGATATTGCGCACGACAATGCGTGCGCGGTTACGAATTGTGAACAACGTTAGCTTCGCAACGGATGGCACAAGTTTGGATCTTGCGCGTTACGTTGGTTTAAATTATTTGTTGTTTTAGCAAGGTAAATCGTATTGCATTAGCGAACACATGTTTGCATGAAACACTGTAAGATGTGTGCGCGGGTGTTGCCTCTTTCAGAATTCTCGGTCCGTTCGCTCCAGACACCAAACCCCTGTTCTTATTGTAGAGAATGTCAGCGTCAATACAGCCGAGACCATTACTCAGCGAACAAGGCAAAGCATAATCACCGGCGTTATACGAATCAAAAGCGTTACGCAGAACTTAACCGCAGGAATCTGCGAGAGTTCTTGAACGGAAAGTGCTGCGCAGACTGTGGTGAAAAGGATATCCTTGTACTGGACTTCGATCACGTCCAGGGTATCAAGGAATTCGATATCGGCAACGGGATCGCGCGGTTGTCTTGGCGACGAATCGAGCGGGAAATCAGCAAGTGTGAAATACGGTGCGCGAACTGCCATCGGAGGAAAACAGCCCGCGAGTTTCAATGGTTTAAGTACGGCTACGGGGCGTAGCTCAGCTTGGTAGAGCGCTCGGTTTGGGTCCGAGAGGTTCGCAGGTTCAATTCCTGTCGCCCCGACCATGGAACGGCCCGCAGGCAGGCAAGCTTGCGGGCCGTGGTATTCTATTTCAGGCTCGAAGTAGGCGGCCGTGGTCTAATGGATAAGGCACGAGTCTTCTAAACTCGAAGATGGGGGTTCGATTCCCTCCGGCCGCACGTGGTGGTTGTAGCTCAGTTGGTTAGAGCGTCGGATTGTGGATCCGAAGGTCGCGGGTTCGACCCCCGTCAGCCACCCCACTCATCTCAGCATGCAAAGCGAAGCCGTTGTCAAACGGGTAAAACCCGGCTACACTGGGGCCTGCGCGCCTCTAGCTCAGTCGGTAGAGCAGCGGCCTTTTAAGCCGTTGGTCCCGGGTTCGAGTCCCGGGGGGCGCACGTTGTGCACCGCTAGCTCAATGGTAGAGCAGTTGACTCTTAATCAATTGGTTGGGGGTTCAAGTCCCTCGCGGTGCAAGTACAAATCAGCCCCGGCATTAACTGCCGGGGCTGTTAGATGTCTAGTCACAATGGAAATGTCCTGGACTGCCCTCCGCGGTCAATTTCCAAAATGCGGGTGCTGAGTTTGCAGGGAACGCCTGAGGAAATTGTATGTCTTTAGCGCATCTCCAAGCGCGTCCGCCACCGCAGCCGCCCTTTGATTTCTCCACCTCGATTTGCACTTTGTACGCGTCTTTGAAAAATCTCGTAACATTCCCGGACGACTTCACACAGTACGATGCTGCGATAACATCGCGAAACGCGTACCTATAGATGGTCACCCACGCGCCGTACGCCGTTTTGTTCTCGACCGTGACGTGTGCTTTCCCACCGAGTGCATACGCGGGCGCCGTGAGTGCGGCGACGAGAAAAGCTACCAAGAGACAGCGGGCCATGTTTACCTCCTGTTGCGTGTCCGCGATTCCGGCTCTTTGGTAAGCGCCCGCGGGACCTCCTCGCGACGGGGGCCGGGAGCTGTCCCCAAAGGGGCTGTCTTCTGTGGGCGCAAACGGTTTTGCTCGGAGGTGCTCTATGAAAAGAGCCGTTTTCATCCTATTTGCCCTTGCTGTCACTCCGATGTTGACTGCAAGAGCGTCTCCCGAGCCGAAAATGATACGGCCGACAGTAAAGGTCGAAGGCGTCCAGGGCAGCCGCACGCCGATTTTCGTTTCAATTTCTTGGAGAGCGAAGAATCCAGATGGCGGTTCGGATTGGACCGGCTTCGAGGAAAACACGATCAACGGCAACGGAAGTCTTAAGTTTTATGACATCCCCGCAGACGCATACACTTTTACCGCGAAGGCGCAGCTGAATGAACTGTGCCGGCACAACTGCAGAGTTAGCCAGAAATTCGACCACGTCCCAACGGGCGTGATCCTCTTAAAGTTCTGACCTACTTGAGCTAGAACTTAATCTCGGCGCTCTCGGGGCCCAACCACTGGACGTGGCATTTCGAGTGGTTATTGTAAAGCTCGATCTTCCACGGTGGCCGTTTTGTCCACGGAGGCGAGTACGTCACGAGGGCCTCGCATGTGATGTCGCCCGGACGGTGCCAGAAACTGAGCGAATCTTCCGAAGAGTCCTTGCAACGGATCGTTGCGCCGCCGCCGGTGGTAGTGACTCTGCACGTGTTTTGCCATGACTGAGCGTGCA encodes:
- a CDS encoding GNAT family N-acetyltransferase encodes the protein MAEQHVIGPATPEEVAHFARRRTRNEHDYQLYTDLAHVAPNGVFVARDEGAPIGIAIPHAMEDEWFLSELFVEPSFRSRGIGLELLIAAAGEANDLARSGIVDPAQLDALAFYARRGVPLHTLLVEIAGAIPHASELERMAAGEYRFGADPIDPMAHAAALSQLDREVRGTARPQDHLYFSDNAKGFVFTLGVELAGYAYVWPSGRIGPMASTSPAYLVQMLAYALAALRASYSAEWCTLLVPGVNTRILRTTMRARLRIVNNVSFATDGTSLDLARYVGLNYLLF